ACTTGCTGGTGGCCCTGGTCTCGGAAAGCAACGCGCAGCCGATTATCGATTTGAAGGCTTAGAACGGCGTTTCAGCGAACCGTAAATCGCGTCGCAGAACGCAAAAAAGGATTCACGCGAAAGCGCGAAGACGCGAAAAGAAAGACGAGGCTTTTTCCGCTCGGCTGCATTTGTAACACAGAGTGCGCGTCGGTCCCCCATCGTCTGCAGCGTCTTGAAGTGTAAAATCGCGTCCGACGGTGACCCCACCCGTCAAGCGATCTAACCTGTTGCATTCATTGCGGAATAGTTGAATTCGGTGGTATCGCGTTTCGCGTCCAACCGTGACCCCTCTTAAATGCTCGATCCGATCATCCTATCAATGGCTTAGTACCCAACGATGGTGGGGTCGAAGTTGGACGCGATTTTACATGCTGAAAAGTGCCGGGCTTTTCATTTGTGGCGTGATGCCGCGACTTTCACGGCAACCGGCGAATCAGTCGCCGGTGCGGGTAGTCTGAATGTTCGCGGGGACACAGGCCAAGCTCAACGAAATATGGTACGCGTCGCGTGCATATGGCTGGCGAGAGGTATCTCAGATGAATTGGTCACGTGGCCTGTTTCGGTTCTGGATAATCGCGACTGTGCTCTGGGGCATCATGATTGCCTCGATCATCTGGAGCGACCAACCCGACATCGCGCGTGGAATTTCACGTCTGGCGGTATTTTGCCGATACGACGTCGAGGTCAGCGTATCCGACGATGAACAGGCAGTCGTGACAGCCGTGGTTGCAAGCGCGGCAGCGGCGCAGCGGAAGTCTTATTGCACCGACCGTGACAACCCGAGCGGAATTCCGACCCAAGCCGACCTCAATTATCTGAAAGAGCATCCGGAGGTCGCCGAAAAGTTTCGCGCGAGATTTGGCGCATTGCCAGGCACTGGCGCGGCCACGAGCACGTGGCCACTTTCGCAGGCTGAAGTTGCGAGTGCTCTATCGTCGTTCCGCGAAGATCAAGCGCGTCATCCGGCATTCGTGCGGGAGATTTTGGGAATGGCCGTCTTGTTTATGGCGATCCCTCCAGCAGTTGTGTTGGCGCTCGGCTGGGGTCTGCTGTGGGCGTTTTCCGGCTTTCGCTCAAACCGCACTGAAACGTTGCTCGCAGGCGATGACGCGACGATCACGACTGGCTTGGGGAGAACGCCAAGAACGGACAGGCGTCCCGCCCGAGCGTGTTGCTTGGCGAATACCAATAGACTTTGTCACGCAGGGCGCGTCCGTCGAAGTAAGTGCACACCAAGCTGTCTTGTGCACTTTCGGACAGGTTCCCGTAACCTTCAACGACAACATGCTCGCCCGGCGACACGCGCCGTTCACGAACAAGTATGCGTGCGTTCGCGAGCAGCAGAAACAGTTCAACGGCCGCGACGGTCGCAGCTACCCCAAAGAAAACCCTTCGCATGCGCCGACCTCCAAGTGCTGCGCGCCTCGGCACAGTACTACGGGACTTATGATTGGGGCCGCAACTCGATATTGCGCACCGTCATCGGATACCACTGACCGCCGCGTGCCGTGCGAATGCCTCTGTTGTTGAGCGCGACCGCGACCTCGGCGAGAGTTGCTGCGCCGGCAGCCCGGATGGACCTGATAACCGGCAACACGTTTTCGGCGAACTGATCCGCGCGCGTCGCGTTCGCGGCTGCACCCTTTTCAGCGGCTACCGGCTGTTCCTTGCGCCGAGACGGCATTGACCAGCCCAGGCGCTTGCCCCGGGCCTTGGCGGCCTGCAGAGCGGCCTTGGTGCGTTCGGAAATCTTGCGGGCTTCCCACTCGGCGAAGACGCTGACCATCTGAAGAAACGTGCGATCGGCCTCGGGCATGTCGGCGGCGACGAAGTCAACCTTGGCCTCAAGCAGGCCCGAGATGAAGTGCACGTTGCGCGCCAGGCGATCTAGTTTCGCGATGATAAGCGTCGCCTTCGCCTTGCGGGCGGTTTCCATCGCCTTCAGCAGTTGCGGTCGGTCCTTGCGCCGACCGCTCTCGACCTCGGTGAACTCGCCCGCCAACTGCCACTGCCCGCCGTTCAGGTACGTCATGACGGCGGCGCGCTGCGCCTCAAGCCCCAGGCCCGAACGGCCATGCTTGTCGGTCGATACGCGGAAGTAGGCGACGAATTTGCCCTTGGCCATGCCGTCAGCACCTCAGTTTCTAAACACTGTACGTTCGTACTGAGTTTATATCAACCGCCTTCCAGCCAGTTCAAGGTGGTGCAATCTGAGTCAACTTGACTCAGGGACAGCGTGCAGGGGCGTGTCGTTCACCAAATCGGCGGGTTGGCAGCGGCCACTGCGATGACAAAGGAAATCGCCATCGTGAACAGGATGTCGATGCCGATGTTGAAATTCGAATTGGCTAACAGCGCCCGCCATCCGCCGCCCCTGCTCTCGACAAAGCCAGCGAACAAGTATACGACGACGGCGGCGGCGACGACGACGGCGGCGGCGACGACGACGGCGGCGGCGGCGGCGGCGACGGCGGCGGCGGCGACGACGGCGGCGGCGACGACGGCGGCGGCGACGACGGCGACGGCGACGGGGGCGACGACGGCGGCGGCGACGACGGCGACGACGACGGCGGCGGCGGCGACGAAGGCGACGGGCGCGAGGGACCCACTCAGCCCAGCACAGACTGCGACTGCGAGCGCACCAACTGGTGCGACAGAGAGCAGCCACCCACCTCGGCTATGTCGCGCAACCGCCCCGAACAGCAGCATGCTGAAGACGAACGCAGGCCGCCACTCATCTTGAAGATCGGGCACGCTGATGCCGAGGCCTCTGACGACGTCGATGCCCCAATGCAGGAACGGCCCGATGAGCTTCGTGAGAAAGCCCAGCTCCACGATGTCGCTGAGACAATCCATCCACGCCAGGAACAGCGGATCGTAAGTGACAATCCCCTCGTTAGTCGCGACACGCAGCAGCGTCGCGATGCCTACAATGATCCCCGCAATGCGAACCAGCAACAATCCGTTCATGACCCTATCCCCTTCAGCCCTGATGTAAGCCTATCAGGGCGGACCAATGTGGGTAAATTGTGGCGCAGGTGTTGGCGGGGGCATCGGCAACCAGGGCAGCGCCCCTCGCGTGCGCGCGCGTATCAGCTTCGGAAAATTGGGGTTGGGGCCGGAAAACACTGGGTTTCCCGACATTATCTGCATCTGGCAGATCGATATCCGCGTCCGGCAGCCCGATGATCCCGGAAAGCTGTGCGCCTCCTGTAATAACGGTGCCAGTGTCTCAAGGGCGACACTTGCTATGCGCTCGACGCCAGCTGCGGCGGTGTCCCCTCGCGTGC
This window of the Planctomycetia bacterium genome carries:
- a CDS encoding recombinase family protein, which encodes MAKGKFVAYFRVSTDKHGRSGLGLEAQRAAVMTYLNGGQWQLAGEFTEVESGRRKDRPQLLKAMETARKAKATLIIAKLDRLARNVHFISGLLEAKVDFVAADMPEADRTFLQMVSVFAEWEARKISERTKAALQAAKARGKRLGWSMPSRRKEQPVAAEKGAAANATRADQFAENVLPVIRSIRAAGAATLAEVAVALNNRGIRTARGGQWYPMTVRNIELRPQS